TTATTTACTTCGCCAGTAAGGACAATCTGTCTTGTCTTAAGGAATCTGTCCGAAAAAGGATCTGGCATTTTCATTTTTTTTTCTTCTTCCTCATCATCAAAACGAGGACTTGTATAAATAGATTTTAAGTTCATAACATAAATATACTAGAAAATCCGGCAGTTTTCAATTGAAAAAACTTTAGACCAAATTTAAAAAAAAATTGTTTTATTTATTATTCTCCCTTATAATATATAATTAACGAAAACGTTTTATCTAGGAGAAAGGATTATGAATGTACATAACTTAATGGAAGATGTAGTAATAAAGGCTGTTAATACTCTCTATGACCGTGTTAAGGGTGAAAACGTTCCCTGGCTTACATGCGACTGTGAAAACTGCCGTCTGGATACTGTAAGTTATGTACTCAACCGAATTCCTCCTAAATACGTTGTTTCAGGCCGTGGTGTAACTCACAATGTTGAATATCTTGCAAGTTCTCAGCTTCTTGCTGATATTGATTCCATGGCTCTTGAAGGAATGCGAACTGTAAGTACTACAAAGCGTCCGTTCCATAATGAAAACAGACAGGACTGTGAAATTCACGGCAGTTCAGCAAAGGCAGAGCCGGCATTTAACTTCTTTACATTTATGGGTGTTGTTCTCGACGGTAATACTTTTGAACCTGTTACTAATGCAACAATCACTTTGAAAATGGATGGCAAGGTAGCCGAAATGGTTGATAAAACCTGGTCTAACCCGTTCCATCTTGTTCCAAGCACAAAGGGCGTTTATTCTTTCTGGGTTAAATCTTTACCTGCAAAAGAAAGCGGAGAACGTCAGTACTTCCATTTCAGCATTGAAATTGAAGCAGAAGGCTATTCTGAATCTGTATATCATTTTGAAGTTCCAATTATGAGTGAAGAGTGTGTACGCCAGACTCTTGATTCTACCTACACTCTCAAAATGAAAGATTTGGTTATCTTCAAGAAATAGTGTCATGCTGAACTTGTTTCAGCATCTCTAAAAAAAGATTCCGAAACAA
The Treponema bryantii DNA segment above includes these coding regions:
- a CDS encoding late competence development ComFB family protein — its product is MNVHNLMEDVVIKAVNTLYDRVKGENVPWLTCDCENCRLDTVSYVLNRIPPKYVVSGRGVTHNVEYLASSQLLADIDSMALEGMRTVSTTKRPFHNENRQDCEIHGSSAKAEPAFNFFTFMGVVLDGNTFEPVTNATITLKMDGKVAEMVDKTWSNPFHLVPSTKGVYSFWVKSLPAKESGERQYFHFSIEIEAEGYSESVYHFEVPIMSEECVRQTLDSTYTLKMKDLVIFKK